Proteins encoded in a region of the Gammaproteobacteria bacterium genome:
- the iscX gene encoding Fe-S cluster assembly protein IscX translates to MKWTDINDLAIELTDNHPDTDPRYVNFVDLHNWICALEGFDDDPNRGGEKVLEAIQAAWIEEAAD, encoded by the coding sequence ATGAAGTGGACCGATATCAACGACCTTGCCATTGAACTGACGGACAATCATCCGGATACCGACCCCAGGTATGTAAATTTTGTCGATTTACATAATTGGATCTGCGCCCTGGAGGGGTTCGATGACGATCCCAATCGTGGCGGGGAGAAGGTTCTGGAGGCTATTCAGGCGGCCTGGATCGAGGAGGCGGCAGATTGA
- the fdx gene encoding ISC system 2Fe-2S type ferredoxin produces the protein MPKITFLPHEVICPDGATVEADSGETILDAALRNGIAIEHACEKSCACTTCHVIVKTGFDSLEDASENEEDYLDKAWGLEPESRLSCQARVDDDDLVIEIPKYTINMVSEAH, from the coding sequence ATGCCCAAGATTACTTTTTTGCCACACGAAGTCATTTGTCCCGATGGGGCAACAGTGGAGGCGGACAGCGGGGAGACTATCCTCGATGCAGCTCTGCGTAATGGTATTGCCATCGAGCATGCCTGCGAAAAATCCTGTGCCTGCACCACTTGTCACGTGATCGTTAAAACAGGGTTTGACTCCCTGGAGGACGCTTCAGAGAACGAGGAGGATTACCTGGACAAAGCCTGGGGGCTGGAGCCCGAGTCCCGCCTCAGCTGCCAGGCGCGAGTGGATGACGACGACCTGGTAATCGAAATCCCCAAATACACAATCAATATGGTGTCCGAAGCGCATTGA
- the ndk gene encoding nucleoside-diphosphate kinase, which translates to MAIERTLSIIKPDAVAKNVIGEIYSRFEKAGLNIVAAKMLQLDDESAGGFYAEHKERPFYGDLIEFMTSGPVMVQVLEGENAVALNRELMGATNPAEAKPGSIRADFAKSIDANAVHGSDSPKSAEREVAYFFKAEEICAR; encoded by the coding sequence ATGGCGATTGAACGTACCTTATCCATTATCAAACCGGATGCGGTGGCTAAAAACGTGATCGGCGAGATTTACAGCCGTTTTGAAAAGGCAGGGTTGAACATTGTGGCCGCCAAGATGCTGCAGCTGGACGACGAGTCAGCGGGTGGTTTCTATGCGGAACACAAGGAGCGGCCATTTTACGGTGACCTGATAGAGTTCATGACATCGGGTCCGGTCATGGTGCAGGTTCTCGAGGGTGAGAATGCCGTGGCCCTGAACAGGGAACTTATGGGGGCCACCAATCCGGCGGAAGCGAAACCCGGCTCTATTCGGGCCGACTTTGCCAAATCGATCGATGCCAATGCGGTACATGGGTCAGACTCTCCGAAGTCAGCGGAACGAGAGGTTGCCTATTTTTTCAAAGCCGAAGAAATCTGCGCGCGGTGA
- the rlmN gene encoding 23S rRNA (adenine(2503)-C(2))-methyltransferase RlmN, with translation MSDSEKINLLGLSLPCMQAFFVNLGEKSFRATQMLRWIHQRGVTEFEQMTDISKALRVRLAGIAEIRPPVIANEYHSIDGCLKWIIEVASGSRVECVYIPEANRGTLCVSSQAGCSLDCSFCATGKQGFNSNLTVAEIVGQLWWANNKLGGFDDPTFRPVSNVVMMGMGEPLLNFDHVMDAVSLMMEDQAYGLSKRRVTISTSGVVPAIEKMQGITDASLAISLHAPNDELRSEIMPINRRYPIQQLLQASRNYMDSLPDRRVPVIEYTLIAGVNDHRAHARELAALLKDFPCKINLIPFNPFSLSDYRKPSANVVGNFRQILQEAGYTVTIRTTRADDIGAACGQLVGEVADQTRRSLRHQARNSGAHPVVESDGANPIRSAETVR, from the coding sequence ATGAGCGATTCAGAGAAAATCAATCTGCTCGGACTAAGCCTGCCGTGTATGCAGGCTTTTTTCGTCAATCTGGGGGAAAAATCTTTTCGGGCCACCCAGATGCTGCGCTGGATACACCAGCGGGGTGTTACCGAGTTTGAGCAGATGACGGATATCAGCAAAGCCTTGCGCGTCCGGCTGGCCGGGATCGCGGAAATCAGGCCGCCCGTTATCGCCAACGAGTACCACTCGATTGATGGTTGTCTCAAATGGATAATCGAAGTGGCCAGCGGCAGTCGCGTGGAATGCGTCTACATTCCCGAAGCGAACCGGGGAACCTTGTGCGTGTCCTCCCAGGCCGGTTGCTCGCTGGACTGCAGCTTCTGCGCAACAGGAAAGCAGGGGTTTAACAGTAACCTGACAGTGGCCGAGATTGTCGGCCAGCTGTGGTGGGCGAACAACAAACTTGGTGGCTTCGACGATCCGACCTTCAGGCCGGTCAGCAACGTCGTGATGATGGGGATGGGCGAACCACTGCTGAATTTTGATCACGTCATGGACGCTGTCAGTCTCATGATGGAAGATCAGGCCTATGGTCTATCCAAAAGACGGGTGACCATCAGCACCTCTGGTGTTGTACCGGCTATTGAAAAAATGCAGGGTATTACCGATGCCTCGCTGGCTATTTCCCTGCACGCACCGAATGATGAGCTGCGCAGCGAGATTATGCCGATTAACCGGCGGTATCCGATCCAGCAACTGCTGCAGGCTTCCCGGAATTACATGGACAGTCTGCCGGACCGCAGGGTCCCGGTAATCGAGTACACGCTGATTGCGGGAGTCAACGATCACCGTGCCCACGCCCGGGAACTGGCCGCCCTGCTCAAGGATTTTCCCTGTAAGATCAATCTGATCCCATTCAATCCGTTTTCCCTGTCGGACTACAGAAAACCGAGTGCCAATGTGGTCGGCAATTTTCGCCAGATACTGCAGGAAGCAGGCTATACAGTCACTATCCGCACCACGCGGGCAGATGACATCGGTGCAGCCTGCGGACAACTGGTGGGGGAAGTGGCGGATCAGACCCGTCGCAGTCTCAGGCACCAGGCCAGGAACTCAGGAGCCCATCCTGTTGTCGAATCTGATGGTGCGAATCCGATCAGATCTGCCGAAACAGTCAGGTAG